From Deltaproteobacteria bacterium, one genomic window encodes:
- a CDS encoding sulfatase codes for MNSYVLKLLLYTTTISIITATTAVNLVKANNQRELIILLLIDATRPDHLSAYGYKRPTSPNIDTLAKQGKLYTQVYANAPWTRPSTTSFLTGINASRHQTETSSSTLPKGIETLAQRLRKVGFATSGFSANSNGGSPAQLQRGFDIFEDPTNTYTKKLRGKTYNGLPRGMFIVDRAIEHLQKSKAQREFVFIFLVDPHDPYNAPPNLEKLFLGNFSGKIRRTAFWEVNNNYPEDERFSMQAIYDAGIKFADNAIGKLITNLKKMGVYDNTTLFISADHGEGFGEHGFYLHAHHFWDEVIRIPLIIHGPRFTKGTDDRLTQSLDVTATIVDLAQASAKGLTGHSLLQEPVIQKTIISEYNEFGIHRQAITDGHYKVIWQIPADAKWFDREISKRSNLPSVNFVHETVHVFDLLKDPKEKDNLADNMPKIAQNLLEQLREFVGKGNFRKSQLGTPPKKLWRILH; via the coding sequence ATGAATTCTTACGTTTTAAAACTACTTTTATATACCACAACAATTTCAATTATAACCGCCACTACGGCAGTAAATTTAGTTAAAGCCAACAATCAGCGTGAATTGATAATTTTGTTATTAATTGATGCCACACGGCCAGATCATCTAAGTGCATATGGATATAAACGACCAACTAGTCCTAATATTGATACGTTAGCTAAGCAAGGTAAGTTATATACGCAAGTTTATGCCAATGCTCCGTGGACACGCCCATCGACAACAAGTTTTTTAACCGGCATAAATGCTTCACGACATCAAACTGAAACTAGTTCAAGTACATTACCTAAAGGCATTGAGACGCTAGCGCAAAGGTTACGAAAAGTGGGTTTTGCCACTAGCGGTTTTAGCGCTAATAGCAATGGTGGTTCTCCGGCGCAATTACAACGTGGTTTTGATATTTTTGAGGATCCTACTAATACATATACTAAAAAGTTACGTGGTAAAACTTATAATGGTCTGCCTAGAGGTATGTTTATTGTCGATAGAGCAATTGAACATTTGCAAAAATCAAAAGCGCAGCGTGAATTCGTTTTCATCTTTTTAGTCGATCCCCACGATCCCTATAATGCACCGCCAAATTTAGAAAAATTATTTTTAGGTAATTTTAGTGGCAAAATTAGACGTACTGCTTTTTGGGAGGTGAATAATAATTATCCCGAAGATGAACGTTTCTCAATGCAAGCTATTTATGATGCTGGTATTAAATTTGCTGATAATGCAATTGGAAAATTAATAACAAACCTTAAAAAGATGGGAGTATATGATAATACAACATTATTTATTAGTGCAGATCATGGTGAAGGTTTTGGTGAGCATGGTTTTTATTTACATGCACATCATTTTTGGGATGAAGTCATTCGCATTCCACTTATAATACACGGACCAAGATTCACCAAAGGTACAGACGATCGACTCACTCAATCTTTGGATGTGACCGCTACTATTGTAGATCTGGCGCAAGCATCTGCAAAAGGCTTAACTGGTCATTCTTTACTTCAAGAACCTGTAATACAAAAAACCATCATATCTGAATATAACGAGTTTGGTATTCATCGTCAGGCGATTACTGATGGACATTATAAAGTAATTTGGCAAATACCAGCTGATGCAAAATGGTTTGATCGTGAAATTTCGAAACGTTCAAATTTGCCCTCAGTAAATTTTGTTCATGAGACAGTGCATGTTTTTGATTTGCTTAAAGATCCTAAAGAAAAAGATAATCTTGCGGATAATATGCCAAAAATAGCACAGAATCTATTAGAGCAATTGCGTGAGTTCGTCGGCAAAGGTAATTTTCGCAAATCTCAATTAGGGACACCCCCTAAGAAGTTATGGCGTATATTGCATTGA
- a CDS encoding transglycosylase SLT domain-containing protein, translating into MLATSNPTPVSYKEPQKQELLADASQNLKIIKQANNLIIKNQFVEALTLIDQIDTPAAALLRARAWRTLGDVLKAEQELPKAAIIPELEPLVAIEKSLLALLRDDVQEAINTLAPLMQKNDPLVLSAIFPVAKALAIKMPSEFLKYFEKFDSLRSHDDPDFRSRLLGLKITALQKLGNVNEALATEKLRYIQEPVSQLTPKLLSENIKLSTDELLTRIDILLAANRNKRVVSEISTLNDSALNEKQLCIKNFALGLSLRKLRKYSRSESAFKLAVKSCHNDAEFLRRSRYLLAKVVSIRDGLRSLSIIDDFAKLYPNHSMTDDVLFWAGDILSRKGHLEKATTYYKRINNLKFKDDYCLEARWRLAWMNYRQNYLDKAKNALNNMLASDCSMTPQDTARGYYWLGRIAEKQNNLSQALNAYQSAFNAEAMGYYAQIALNRIIALDDKMAIKLTHISLPQPSSTNNNLVDPACALYIDHQSKFTRIEPLLALGLTNDAQIILRTINLPEMKIVSSTHAAALGVSSKQGTYHEDNRQTSTPTCERDLRLYLALLFDHAGAYQEAHWRLRTEFADDLSRWPNSETIAIWRAAYPLAWHEEIAAAESLNNIPTMLLQALAREESAFDEQVVSWAGAYGLTQLLLSTARDAGRLLKPPLKIQHVEELLDANLNTKLGGAFLASLIKHYHGCLALALCAYNAGNRAAKSWWKRFGTEGLDVLVEEISIQETRGYVKRVLRSYGVYLWLYKNQMPNIKLKISSP; encoded by the coding sequence GTGTTAGCAACCTCAAATCCAACACCAGTATCTTATAAAGAACCTCAAAAACAAGAACTCTTAGCGGATGCTTCACAGAATTTAAAAATAATTAAGCAAGCTAATAACTTGATAATTAAAAACCAATTTGTTGAAGCCCTAACTTTAATTGATCAAATCGATACACCCGCTGCCGCATTACTACGTGCTCGTGCTTGGCGCACTCTTGGTGACGTGCTCAAAGCGGAGCAAGAATTACCCAAAGCTGCAATTATTCCAGAACTTGAACCTCTAGTAGCTATTGAAAAAAGTCTCTTGGCATTATTGCGAGACGATGTGCAAGAAGCAATAAATACTCTGGCGCCGCTAATGCAAAAAAACGACCCGTTAGTTTTAAGTGCCATCTTTCCCGTAGCAAAAGCACTGGCGATAAAAATGCCCTCCGAATTTTTAAAATATTTTGAAAAATTCGATAGCTTGCGCAGTCATGATGACCCCGATTTTCGTAGTCGCCTTTTAGGATTAAAAATTACTGCCTTACAAAAACTTGGTAACGTTAATGAAGCATTAGCCACTGAAAAACTACGCTATATTCAAGAGCCTGTATCACAACTAACACCAAAACTACTTTCTGAAAATATCAAATTAAGTACCGACGAATTATTAACGAGAATAGATATACTGCTGGCGGCAAATCGTAATAAGCGTGTAGTCAGCGAAATTAGTACTCTTAATGATAGCGCTCTTAATGAAAAACAACTATGCATTAAAAATTTTGCTCTCGGATTATCTCTGCGCAAACTTCGCAAATACTCTCGTAGTGAATCAGCCTTTAAACTAGCAGTTAAATCATGTCATAACGATGCTGAGTTCCTTAGACGTTCGCGTTATCTCCTTGCTAAAGTAGTTTCGATTCGCGATGGCTTGCGTTCCCTGTCTATCATTGATGATTTTGCAAAACTTTACCCTAATCATTCTATGACTGATGATGTGCTATTTTGGGCTGGAGATATTCTTTCGCGTAAAGGTCATCTAGAAAAAGCAACTACTTATTATAAACGTATTAATAATTTAAAATTTAAAGATGATTATTGTCTTGAAGCGCGATGGCGTTTGGCATGGATGAATTATCGCCAAAATTACTTAGACAAAGCAAAAAATGCCCTAAACAATATGCTAGCCAGTGATTGCAGTATGACTCCTCAAGATACTGCGCGTGGATATTATTGGCTTGGGCGTATTGCTGAAAAACAAAATAATTTATCGCAAGCTCTCAACGCTTATCAAAGTGCTTTTAATGCTGAGGCTATGGGTTATTATGCTCAAATTGCTCTGAACCGCATCATCGCTTTAGATGACAAAATGGCAATCAAACTGACACACATCTCACTACCACAACCATCTTCTACTAACAATAATCTAGTTGACCCTGCTTGTGCATTATACATCGACCATCAATCTAAATTTACTCGTATTGAGCCCTTATTGGCACTTGGTCTTACCAATGATGCTCAAATTATATTACGCACAATAAACTTGCCCGAAATGAAAATTGTTTCATCTACGCATGCTGCTGCGTTAGGGGTTTCCTCAAAGCAAGGAACCTATCATGAAGATAACCGCCAAACTTCAACACCAACTTGTGAACGCGATTTACGTTTGTATTTAGCACTACTATTTGATCATGCTGGTGCTTATCAAGAAGCACATTGGCGGCTACGCACCGAGTTTGCCGATGATTTAAGCCGGTGGCCAAACTCTGAAACCATCGCGATTTGGCGAGCCGCATATCCCTTAGCTTGGCATGAAGAAATCGCTGCTGCTGAATCCTTGAATAATATACCAACTATGTTGTTACAAGCTTTAGCACGTGAAGAAAGTGCTTTTGATGAACAGGTTGTCAGTTGGGCTGGTGCCTATGGCCTTACCCAATTATTATTATCAACCGCGCGTGATGCGGGTAGATTGCTAAAACCACCGCTTAAAATTCAACATGTTGAAGAATTGCTAGACGCTAATTTGAACACCAAACTTGGCGGCGCCTTTTTAGCTTCATTGATTAAACATTATCATGGATGTTTAGCTTTAGCGCTTTGTGCCTACAATGCTGGCAATCGCGCCGCTAAAAGTTGGTGGAAACGTTTTGGCACCGAAGGCCTTGATGTGCTGGTTGAAGAAATATCTATTCAAGAGACTCGCGGCTATGTTAAACGAGTGCTTCGTTCTTATGGCGTCTATCTTTGGTTATATAAAAACCAAATGCCTAATATTAAATTGAAAATAAGTAGCCCCTAG
- a CDS encoding cyclic nucleotide-binding domain-containing protein has translation MQHFGRYELIRRISVGGMAEIFLARSSSLDGFEKELVIKRVRSDLSIDDTFASMFIEEGRVSISLSHPNIVQVFDFGEYQGAYYLAMEYIEGCNLEQLCHLDGIAKVGLDPPLALLIIAEVLKALDYAHNKRGRDNERLNLVHRDVSPHNVFISNDGTVKLGDFGVAKMRGRVTQTSPGMVMGKAAYMAPEHLRGKAIDCRSDIFSAGVVLWEALVGGALYAADVNAGIFDRILAAKIDPPSKRNSKLPASIDALVMGALAKEPGQRYSSAREFGQQIHAYLVKQYPQASLYDLQNFMSSHPDVLSKDGEKITRDTIVNIRQDSSNQPSGDESKLKNISLKESLQAPHEWSKDIQILSERFKQRPSLWVLLNLAKQCANEGDVASAMLCYRITAIKFAERGLLAQSLLCCRYMLALATQVEAAAMAPIIAAIPNNAGQQKSHTMANALAVGGPMADLLSELLIYAPTPANDSGQSTPLLAELDGTSFAELAGTAPLLTFSEGEAIVKQGDGGRTMFLIARGRVLVYATTPDKQRVYLSSLMAGDFFGENAFFTGSARSATVEAIAPTEVFEIDRQLYNNITAGHAKASGILLDFYKERIVETVLAKSPVFGLLDNEQRRSIVEHFVPRVFHDGELVVKEGAHSDQIYLIKDGEGEVFTGSGEQKVVLSSLGPGTLFGEIAALRGIARTASVIAKGKLEVLELSRNAFETILSITPELKQRILAVVSERTRSNMDKLLGGLRLMT, from the coding sequence ATGCAACATTTTGGGCGTTATGAGCTAATTAGACGCATTAGTGTCGGAGGAATGGCTGAGATATTTCTGGCCCGTTCATCGAGTCTTGATGGTTTTGAAAAAGAATTAGTAATTAAAAGAGTACGTTCTGATTTATCTATTGATGACACGTTTGCTTCAATGTTTATTGAAGAAGGTCGTGTTTCAATTTCGTTGTCGCATCCAAATATCGTACAGGTTTTTGATTTTGGTGAGTATCAAGGCGCTTATTACTTAGCAATGGAATATATTGAAGGCTGTAATTTAGAGCAACTATGTCATTTAGATGGAATCGCAAAAGTTGGTCTTGATCCTCCGCTAGCGCTGCTAATTATCGCTGAAGTTTTAAAAGCACTTGATTATGCTCATAATAAACGCGGTCGAGATAATGAACGACTAAATTTAGTTCATCGTGATGTAAGCCCGCACAATGTTTTTATTTCTAATGATGGTACAGTAAAACTTGGCGACTTTGGGGTTGCAAAAATGCGGGGCCGAGTTACCCAGACAAGCCCAGGCATGGTTATGGGTAAAGCGGCATATATGGCACCCGAGCATTTACGTGGAAAAGCAATTGATTGTCGCAGTGATATTTTTTCAGCTGGGGTTGTGCTGTGGGAAGCTTTAGTTGGTGGGGCATTATATGCAGCTGATGTTAATGCGGGTATATTCGATCGTATCTTAGCTGCAAAAATTGACCCTCCATCAAAACGTAACTCTAAATTGCCGGCAAGCATTGACGCTCTAGTAATGGGAGCATTAGCAAAAGAGCCAGGGCAACGATATTCTAGCGCCCGAGAATTTGGTCAGCAGATCCATGCTTATTTAGTTAAACAGTATCCGCAAGCAAGTCTTTATGATTTGCAAAATTTTATGTCATCGCATCCAGATGTTTTAAGTAAGGATGGTGAAAAAATAACAAGAGATACGATTGTTAATATCAGGCAAGACTCATCTAATCAGCCATCGGGCGATGAGTCCAAGTTAAAAAATATTTCATTGAAAGAATCATTGCAGGCACCACATGAGTGGAGCAAAGATATTCAAATACTAAGTGAAAGATTTAAACAACGACCAAGTCTATGGGTACTGCTTAATTTAGCTAAACAGTGTGCTAATGAAGGCGATGTTGCTTCTGCCATGCTTTGCTATCGCATAACAGCTATTAAATTTGCTGAACGAGGTTTATTAGCACAATCATTATTATGTTGTCGTTATATGTTAGCGTTAGCAACCCAGGTTGAAGCGGCCGCCATGGCGCCAATTATTGCAGCGATTCCTAATAATGCAGGTCAACAAAAAAGCCACACTATGGCAAATGCCTTAGCGGTTGGCGGGCCTATGGCAGATTTGCTTTCTGAATTATTAATCTATGCGCCGACTCCAGCAAATGATTCCGGGCAATCAACACCATTATTAGCTGAACTTGATGGAACCAGCTTTGCCGAACTTGCAGGTACGGCGCCGTTGCTTACGTTTTCTGAAGGTGAAGCCATTGTTAAGCAAGGTGATGGTGGCCGTACAATGTTTCTTATCGCACGTGGGCGCGTGTTAGTTTATGCTACTACCCCAGATAAGCAGCGAGTTTATTTGTCTTCACTTATGGCAGGTGATTTTTTTGGTGAGAATGCATTTTTTACTGGATCAGCACGTAGCGCTACCGTTGAAGCTATTGCGCCCACAGAAGTTTTCGAGATTGATCGACAACTATATAACAACATCACTGCTGGACATGCGAAGGCTAGTGGAATTTTATTAGATTTTTATAAAGAAAGAATAGTTGAAACTGTGTTAGCAAAATCGCCAGTTTTTGGATTACTTGATAATGAACAACGGCGTTCAATAGTCGAGCATTTTGTCCCGCGAGTTTTTCATGATGGCGAATTGGTAGTTAAAGAAGGAGCGCATAGCGATCAAATTTATTTAATAAAAGATGGTGAAGGAGAGGTATTTACCGGTAGCGGTGAACAAAAAGTTGTATTGTCATCACTTGGGCCAGGCACGTTGTTTGGTGAAATAGCAGCATTACGAGGTATTGCCCGTACTGCTTCGGTAATAGCTAAAGGTAAACTCGAAGTACTCGAACTTTCGCGTAATGCTTTTGAAACTATATTAAGTATAACACCAGAACTAAAACAACGTATTTTAGCAGTTGTTAGTGAACGCACCCGTAGCAATATGGATAAATTGTTAGGGGGTTTGCGTTTAATGACATAG
- a CDS encoding PilZ domain-containing protein yields MDNILPYEHERIEIELPTRLWLDEVRFGREVRFEGYAKTRDLSIGGTFIQSEYLLPVGCPINLEMSLDDGDILSARGEVVHRLNEDEGDEPGMGIVFTAVDAENRERLLRFFVSDRVREFYEKRFLIEFPHLGGVMSLQDVAIIINLWEDKDGRLTSLRSPAADKVDQEYRNQEVRATKRRTRSKAKA; encoded by the coding sequence ATGGACAATATTTTACCTTATGAGCATGAGCGCATTGAAATTGAACTTCCAACTCGTTTATGGCTTGACGAGGTGCGCTTTGGTAGAGAGGTTCGTTTTGAGGGATACGCTAAAACACGCGATCTCTCAATCGGCGGTACATTTATTCAATCTGAATATTTGCTGCCAGTAGGTTGCCCTATTAATCTTGAAATGTCGCTTGATGATGGCGACATTCTCAGTGCTCGTGGTGAAGTGGTGCATCGTCTTAACGAAGATGAAGGCGATGAACCAGGTATGGGCATTGTTTTTACTGCTGTTGATGCTGAGAACCGTGAAAGATTATTAAGGTTTTTTGTTAGTGATAGAGTTCGTGAATTCTATGAGAAACGTTTTTTAATAGAATTCCCACATCTTGGTGGAGTAATGTCTTTGCAAGATGTAGCCATTATTATTAACCTTTGGGAGGACAAAGACGGTCGTTTAACATCGTTGCGTTCTCCTGCTGCAGATAAAGTTGATCAAGAGTATAGAAACCAGGAAGTAAGGGCTACTAAACGTCGCACCCGTAGCAAGGCTAAAGCTTGA
- a CDS encoding tetratricopeptide repeat protein produces the protein MAQLDVLLSELANFDAQNDLEGLRRIREQIVAEHPQSVEAAEALYKIGLDLLFRERNLSEAMENFEEAAKRKVAFWSDAARTSFGLCLFHQRRPQKALLELRKVAYQENPSSHTVTALSFIEVIHESDGKTDEAKRTRKDRITQLEKLAYQTENTQAAERGYYLYMLGLAYRDQGSDEIAIQTLQEAKAIGQEALGDELYRSITEALQ, from the coding sequence ATGGCCCAACTTGACGTGCTTCTAAGCGAGCTCGCCAATTTTGATGCTCAAAATGACCTTGAAGGTCTTCGTCGCATTCGCGAGCAGATTGTCGCTGAACATCCGCAATCAGTTGAAGCTGCTGAGGCTCTTTATAAAATCGGACTTGATTTGTTGTTTCGCGAACGAAATTTAAGCGAAGCTATGGAAAATTTTGAAGAAGCTGCAAAACGCAAGGTAGCCTTTTGGTCAGATGCAGCTCGCACAAGTTTTGGGTTATGCTTATTTCATCAACGTCGCCCTCAAAAAGCACTGCTCGAACTTCGCAAAGTGGCTTATCAAGAAAATCCTTCATCACATACAGTAACGGCTCTTTCATTTATTGAAGTTATTCACGAATCTGATGGCAAAACCGACGAAGCCAAACGCACCCGTAAAGACCGTATCACCCAATTAGAAAAATTGGCTTACCAAACTGAAAATACACAGGCAGCAGAACGCGGATATTATTTATACATGCTCGGTCTAGCTTATCGTGACCAAGGCAGTGACGAGATAGCAATACAGACACTTCAAGAAGCTAAAGCGATCGGCCAAGAAGCACTTGGGGATGAACTCTACCGCTCAATTACTGAGGCGCTGCAATAA
- a CDS encoding response regulator — protein sequence MPASEKLHILLVDDELEYLEITARALHRHGLDVKTAADGARALELVRHNNFDTIILDERMPGLNGSEVFQLIKQQNPDIPVIILTGHGTIKQAFEISRMGVFEYLTKPCDINKLVKVIHRACSDSKNEIAIENIKVLLVDDNQEFVSSLDRVLSHRGFKVSSSTNATAALELLAEQHFDVAILDLVMPEIGGLELLKQIKQQYQHIEVIMLTGHPSVQQAITGMDDGAFDFMVKPPAIETLIIQVRKAATSANAKLQTLMKLQNK from the coding sequence ATGCCGGCTAGCGAAAAGCTACACATTCTGCTTGTAGATGATGAGCTTGAATACTTAGAAATTACTGCTCGCGCTCTTCATCGACATGGTCTAGATGTAAAAACTGCTGCAGATGGAGCTCGTGCACTCGAACTCGTTAGGCATAATAATTTTGATACCATAATTTTAGATGAACGAATGCCAGGTTTAAACGGTTCTGAAGTATTTCAATTAATTAAACAACAAAATCCCGATATACCTGTTATTATACTTACAGGTCATGGTACAATAAAACAGGCTTTTGAAATATCGCGTATGGGCGTCTTTGAATATCTTACTAAACCATGTGATATCAATAAGTTAGTTAAAGTAATCCATAGAGCCTGCTCTGATAGTAAAAATGAAATAGCAATTGAAAACATCAAAGTACTTTTAGTTGATGATAATCAAGAATTCGTTTCCTCATTAGACAGAGTTTTATCACATCGTGGCTTTAAGGTGTCTTCCTCTACAAATGCTACTGCGGCATTAGAGTTACTTGCAGAACAACATTTCGATGTCGCCATTCTTGATTTGGTTATGCCTGAAATTGGCGGCCTTGAATTGTTAAAACAAATAAAACAACAATATCAACACATTGAGGTAATAATGTTAACCGGCCATCCCTCAGTACAACAGGCAATAACCGGTATGGATGATGGGGCTTTTGATTTTATGGTAAAACCCCCGGCGATAGAAACCCTCATCATTCAAGTTCGCAAAGCTGCTACTTCGGCAAATGCTAAATTACAAACGTTGATGAAGCTTCAAAATAAATAG
- a CDS encoding redox-sensing transcriptional repressor Rex encodes MIIVTNRNQLVKASNKSIGRLCQYRRSLHSLLNSRPFVYSHELAAEASVSAVQVRRDLMAIGYSGSPNRGYDIAELLKSINDLLDAHKSQGVALVGVGNLGRAIIAYVERQRPYLYIAAAFDTDRDKIGRVIHGCRTYHLQDLPQVMREQYLPVGIVAVPASNAQNVAQKLIDAGVRGILNFAPIILRIPNHIYIENLDWTVALAKAVYFTRNDENTATT; translated from the coding sequence GTGATAATTGTAACAAATCGAAATCAACTAGTTAAAGCATCAAACAAATCCATTGGGCGCCTTTGTCAGTATCGTCGCAGTTTGCATAGTCTCTTAAACAGCCGACCTTTTGTGTATTCACATGAATTGGCTGCTGAGGCTTCAGTTAGCGCAGTACAAGTACGTCGTGACCTTATGGCAATTGGCTATTCTGGTAGCCCCAATCGCGGTTATGACATTGCTGAACTGCTAAAAAGTATTAACGACCTACTCGACGCTCATAAATCTCAAGGTGTTGCCTTGGTTGGTGTGGGTAACCTCGGTCGTGCCATTATTGCTTATGTTGAACGTCAACGCCCATATCTCTATATCGCAGCAGCTTTTGATACCGATCGCGATAAAATAGGGCGAGTTATTCATGGCTGTCGCACCTATCACTTGCAAGATTTACCCCAAGTGATGCGTGAACAATATTTGCCAGTTGGTATCGTCGCAGTACCAGCTAGCAATGCTCAAAATGTTGCACAAAAACTAATCGATGCTGGTGTACGTGGCATTCTGAATTTCGCACCAATCATATTGCGCATACCAAATCATATTTATATTGAAAATCTCGATTGGACAGTTGCGCTAGCCAAGGCGGTGTACTTCACCCGAAATGATGAAAATACTGCAACCACTTAA
- the nuoE gene encoding NADH-quinone oxidoreductase subunit NuoE: MSETTTKFINTKSVAALRPELAVILQRHANARREHLIPILQDVQEAEGYLSQDAIVAIAKHLKLPASKVFGVATFYNQFRFQAHGRFHIQVCRGTACHVKGSASVLAALCRVLKITPGQTSRDGLFSLEVVACIGACGLAPVISVNGEFHAGVAPDKVASIVQSYRRKIA, translated from the coding sequence ATGTCAGAAACAACGACCAAATTCATAAACACTAAATCAGTAGCGGCGTTGCGGCCAGAATTGGCTGTAATTTTGCAGCGTCATGCCAATGCAAGGCGTGAACATTTGATTCCGATTTTGCAAGACGTGCAAGAAGCCGAAGGTTATCTTTCACAAGATGCTATTGTTGCAATCGCCAAACATTTAAAACTGCCCGCCAGCAAAGTCTTTGGGGTTGCCACATTTTATAATCAGTTTCGTTTTCAAGCACATGGTCGCTTTCATATTCAAGTGTGCCGTGGCACTGCTTGTCACGTAAAAGGTTCAGCATCAGTATTGGCTGCCCTCTGTCGTGTTCTAAAAATAACACCAGGCCAAACCTCTAGAGACGGTCTATTCAGCCTCGAAGTAGTAGCCTGTATTGGCGCTTGTGGTTTAGCGCCAGTAATAAGCGTTAACGGCGAGTTTCACGCTGGCGTAGCCCCCGACAAAGTAGCTAGCATCGTGCAAAGCTATCGCAGAAAGATTGCTTGA